The following is a genomic window from Crossiella equi.
GCCGCGGCGGCGCCACTCATTTTCAGGGTGTCACCGCGAGGCGGGCGCGCAGCAACAGCTCGGTGTTGCGGCTGCCCGCGGGCCGGGACAGCGCGGCCAGCCGTCCGGCCAGCGCGGGCAGCCGGTGGTGTGCCCCGGCCGCGACCGAGGCGGCCGTGGTCAGCAGGGCCAGGGGGTGCGTGGACAGGGCGGCGTGCCCGGTGCGCGCCAACGGGACGAGCACCCCGTGCGGTGCGAGCGCGGCGGCCTGGGCGGCCAGCACCCCGGGTGTGCGCAGGTCGTACTCGCCGGAGAGCACGACCAGCGGCCAGTCGAACCCGGGCAGCGCGGCGGGCAGGTCGAAGGGCTCACCGGCGAAGCGCGGGTAGCGCCGGGCGTGCGGTGCGAGGCCCAGGTTGACATCCAGGGGCAGCCCGTCGGGCTCGGGGGCGTACCCGAGCTCGCGGTAGGCCAGCACGGAGACCGGGTCGGCCTCGAAGTACAGCGGCACGCCCGCGTCCTCGTCCCGGCCGCCCAGCTCGGCGACCCACTGCCACAGCCGGTCCCCGCGCCCTTCCGCGACGCGGTCGAGCACACGCCGCACGAGCAGCGGCCCGCCGTTCTCGTGCAACCGTTGCACCACCTCGCCGGTGCTCGCGGCGTCCAGCCGCCCGGTGCGGACGAGCGCGCGCAGCCGCCGGGCCGAGGTCGCGGTGGCGGGGTCGTCGCCGTCCCAGTACCGGCGGCGCAGCTCGGCGCGTCGCACGACCCAGTCGCGCGCGGTGAGCATGGTGGAGTCCAGGACCATCCCGGCGATCAGCCGCGGGTGCCGCACCCCGAGGCCCTGGGCGAGGTAGGTGCCGTAGGAGCTGCCGACCACCACGGCCTGCTCGATCCCTTCGGCCTCGAGCACGGCGGCCAGGTCGTCGACCACCTGGTGCACGGTCAGGGCCTCGGCGGGCAACGGGTCCCCGGCGTCGTCGGTGCGGGAGAGCCCGACACCGCGGTGCTCGACCATGACCACGTCGAGCCCGCGGGCGAGGGCCTCGGCCCGGAACCGCGCGAACGGCAACACGGACGCGAGCCCGGGTCCGCCGGGGATGACCAGGAGGGTGGTGGCGGAGGAGTCGTCGGGCGTGCCTGGCCGGGCACGCACGTACCGCAGGCTGAACCGCGCCTGCCCACCCGGCACCACCGGCCGCCGCACCGAAGCGACCCCGGGCTGCCCGAGCAAGGCCTCGGCCGCCGCCCGCCGCTTCGCCGCCGCACTCCGGGACCCCGCCGCTGTCGCCACCACCCCGACCATACCGAGCGGGCGGGCTCAGTTCAGGCGTTCGACACGCACGGGCAGCACCCCGGCCGACTGGGGCGCGAGCTTCCCGAAGGCACCCCAGGTGAGATTGACGCACCGCTCGGGATGGACCTCGGCATTGGGGCTGAAGTCGTTCACCCGAACCTCCACGGACGTCCCACCCCCGACCCAGGACACCCGCAACAGGGTGTTGTGCCCCCAGTCCCGGGCCCCGGTGGCCATGGCCAGCCGATCGAACTTCTCCCCGTACGCGGTCATCCCGGGCTCGGCCCCCTCGACCCCGTACCAAGAAGCCTTGCACTCCATCACGGCGGGCCCGGACGGATCCGCCCCGGCGACCCCGCCCCCACACACCCCGGCCAACCCCGACACGACCAACAACACGAACAGGCGCCGAACCACGACTTCCCTCAACCACTTCCGTCACTCTGGACCGTCCACGGTGGACGGACCAACCCTAGTCGATCATGAACCCGCCAACCGGTGCCCGACATCCGATCACCCGAGCGTGCGCCCACCTCGACCCCGGCCGGGTGACGCGGTGCCGGGCTTGGCGGGGTGATGTGGGGGCGGGCCCGGCGAGGGCCGGTGTGGGGTCAGCCCGGGATGGGATGGAGCGGCCGGGCGCGGGATGCCGCGGCCGGGGCGAGGAGGTGTTGCCGAGCCCGCCATCGGCGGTGAGACCTGGCTGGGATCCTGTTGCCGGGAAGTGGTGCGCGAGGCGAGCGGGGCCTGGGCGGGTCGCGCTGGTTCCCGCGCGGGCGCGCCCACCGCGCGCCGCCCGGCTGGACCCCGGGCACCCGGCCCGCCCGAGGACCTCGACAACCGCGTCTAGCCGAGGGTCTCCGCCGTGCGCCGCAGCTCCGCCAGGGTGACCTCCACCAGCGGGCGGGCCTCGGTGCCCCGGCGGATCGCCGCGAACACCCGGCGCACCGGGGCCGGGCTGACCAGCGGGCGCATCACCGCACCGGCCAGGCGCACGCCGTACAGCGCGCTGCGCGGCACCAGCGCCACCCCCGCGCCCGCGCCCGCCAGTGCCGCGGTGGCGCGGAAGTCCGCCGAGTAGTGCGCGATCCGCGGCGTGATGCCCGCGTGCTCGCACGCCAGCCGCACCACGTCGTAGACCGGGTTGCCGGGGGAGGGGCTGATCCAGTCGTCACCGGCCAGGCCCGCCAGCTCGATCTCCGAGGACCAGGCCAGCGGGTGCGTGGACGGCAGCACCGCGTCGAAGGGCTCGGCGTAGAGGGCCACCCGCGCCACGCGCTCGTCGTCCTCGCGCGGCGCGCCCCGGTAGTCCACCGCGACGGCCAGGTCCACCTCGCCGTCCATCAGCATCGGCAGGCTCTCGTGGCCCTCGGCGTCCCGGACCCGCACGCGCACGCCGGGTTCCCGGCGGTGCAGGGCGGTGATCGCGGGCGCGACGAGCAGGCCGATCGCGCTGGCGAACGC
Proteins encoded in this region:
- a CDS encoding septal ring lytic transglycosylase RlpA family protein, which translates into the protein MECKASWYGVEGAEPGMTAYGEKFDRLAMATGARDWGHNTLLRVSWVGGGTSVEVRVNDFSPNAEVHPERCVNLTWGAFGKLAPQSAGVLPVRVERLN
- a CDS encoding LysR family transcriptional regulator, whose translation is MLDLRRLRMLRALADHGTVTAAADALYVTPSAVSQHLAALESEVGQPLLERRGRRVKLTAAGELLLSHTNTILAELERAEAALAAHASGRTGEIAVAAFASAIGLLVAPAITALHRREPGVRVRVRDAEGHESLPMLMDGEVDLAVAVDYRGAPREDDERVARVALYAEPFDAVLPSTHPLAWSSEIELAGLAGDDWISPSPGNPVYDVVRLACEHAGITPRIAHYSADFRATAALAGAGAGVALVPRSALYGVRLAGAVMRPLVSPAPVRRVFAAIRRGTEARPLVEVTLAELRRTAETLG
- a CDS encoding alpha/beta fold hydrolase, with product MATAAGSRSAAAKRRAAAEALLGQPGVASVRRPVVPGGQARFSLRYVRARPGTPDDSSATTLLVIPGGPGLASVLPFARFRAEALARGLDVVMVEHRGVGLSRTDDAGDPLPAEALTVHQVVDDLAAVLEAEGIEQAVVVGSSYGTYLAQGLGVRHPRLIAGMVLDSTMLTARDWVVRRAELRRRYWDGDDPATATSARRLRALVRTGRLDAASTGEVVQRLHENGGPLLVRRVLDRVAEGRGDRLWQWVAELGGRDEDAGVPLYFEADPVSVLAYRELGYAPEPDGLPLDVNLGLAPHARRYPRFAGEPFDLPAALPGFDWPLVVLSGEYDLRTPGVLAAQAAALAPHGVLVPLARTGHAALSTHPLALLTTAASVAAGAHHRLPALAGRLAALSRPAGSRNTELLLRARLAVTP